In Nocardia sputorum, a single genomic region encodes these proteins:
- a CDS encoding metal ABC transporter substrate-binding protein, whose translation MKVRLHRLLARSPRRWVAAIAVCASAFTLTACAGNGAGRDGTPTVLTTFTVLADIARNVAGEHLTVESITKAGAEIHGYEPTPGDIKKAAKADLILDNGLNLEAWFAQFVSDVRVPHVVVSEGVAALPIREDAYQGKPNPHAWMSPQNAQVYVDNMVRAFSDLAPEHAADFRANGDRYKSELRKVHDELTHTLNALPPNERALVTCEGAFSYLARDAGLTEKYIWAVNAEQQATPQQIASAIDFVREKRVPAVFCESTVSDAPMRRVVEATGAAFGGVLYVDSLSEADGPVPTYLALLRHDAQTIGSALTGHRP comes from the coding sequence ATGAAGGTTCGGCTCCACCGGCTGCTCGCCCGGTCTCCTCGCCGATGGGTGGCGGCGATAGCCGTGTGCGCCTCGGCGTTCACGCTCACCGCCTGCGCCGGAAACGGAGCCGGGCGCGACGGCACGCCGACGGTGCTCACCACGTTCACGGTGCTCGCCGACATCGCCAGGAACGTCGCGGGCGAGCATCTGACCGTGGAGTCGATCACCAAGGCGGGTGCGGAAATCCACGGCTACGAGCCGACTCCCGGTGACATCAAGAAGGCGGCGAAGGCCGATCTCATCCTGGACAACGGCCTGAACTTGGAGGCGTGGTTCGCCCAGTTCGTCTCCGACGTGCGGGTGCCGCACGTCGTGGTCAGCGAGGGCGTCGCGGCGCTGCCGATCCGCGAGGACGCCTACCAAGGCAAACCGAACCCGCACGCGTGGATGTCGCCGCAGAACGCGCAGGTCTACGTCGACAACATGGTGCGCGCGTTCAGTGATCTCGCCCCCGAGCACGCGGCCGATTTCCGGGCCAACGGCGACCGGTACAAGTCGGAGCTGCGCAAGGTGCACGACGAATTGACGCACACCTTGAACGCTCTGCCGCCGAACGAGCGCGCGTTGGTGACGTGCGAGGGCGCCTTCTCCTACCTGGCGCGCGACGCCGGGCTCACCGAGAAGTACATCTGGGCGGTCAATGCCGAGCAGCAGGCAACGCCCCAGCAGATCGCGTCGGCCATCGACTTCGTCCGGGAGAAGCGGGTGCCCGCGGTGTTCTGTGAGTCCACGGTGTCGGACGCGCCGATGCGCCGGGTGGTCGAGGCCACGGGCGCGGCGTTCGGGGGCGTGCTGTACGTCGATTCGCTGTCGGAGGCCGACGGTCCGGTGCCGACCTACCTGGCGTTGCTGCGGCACGACGCGCAGACGATCGGCTCCGCGCTGACGGGCCACCGTCCGTGA
- a CDS encoding TetR/AcrR family transcriptional regulator: MARPRRPLLTRDRIIETALALVDAEGLAAVSTRRLATELGVQGPSLYNHVRTKDDLIDAVVDAVLGEVDISMFDDLSARNPDWRSSLREWARSYRTAMAAHPHIVPALASGPGHRPNALRMADAVFGGLVAAGWPRREATTVGTTMRYFLTGASLGSFAAGFPADATVYADAYPHLNEAHLLAERQQRIDRDAFEAGLEALLDGLANRYRVVTADA; the protein is encoded by the coding sequence ATGGCCAGACCACGGCGGCCGCTGCTCACCCGCGACCGCATCATCGAGACCGCGCTCGCCCTCGTCGACGCCGAGGGCCTCGCCGCCGTCTCCACGCGGCGGCTGGCCACCGAACTGGGCGTGCAGGGACCGTCGCTGTACAACCACGTCCGCACCAAGGACGACCTCATCGATGCCGTGGTCGACGCCGTCCTCGGCGAAGTCGACATCTCGATGTTCGACGACCTGTCGGCCCGGAATCCGGATTGGCGCTCGTCGCTCCGCGAGTGGGCCCGGTCCTACCGCACCGCGATGGCGGCGCATCCGCACATCGTTCCCGCCCTGGCGTCCGGTCCCGGTCATCGGCCCAACGCGCTGCGTATGGCCGACGCGGTCTTCGGCGGCCTGGTCGCGGCAGGGTGGCCGCGCCGCGAGGCCACCACAGTCGGCACGACCATGCGCTACTTCCTCACCGGAGCGTCGCTGGGATCGTTCGCCGCGGGCTTCCCCGCCGACGCCACGGTGTACGCCGACGCCTATCCGCATCTGAACGAAGCGCACCTGCTGGCCGAGCGGCAGCAGCGGATCGATCGGGACGCCTTCGAAGCGGGTCTGGAAGCACTGCTGGACGGGCTCGCGAACCGCTACCGGGTGGTCACCGCAGACGCGTAG
- a CDS encoding metal ABC transporter ATP-binding protein has protein sequence MNAPAIEVRGVTVRYGEVPALDNVDLTVDPGRVCGLIGMNGSGKSTLFKTIMGLVRPDRGVVRINGGAPVAARRAGVLGYVPQSEDVDWTFPLSVRDVVMTGRYGRLGVTRRPRKADREAVAHALERVELSDLADRQIGRLSGGQRKRAFVARGLAQGATVLLLDEPFAGVDKRSEATITALLRDLAGDGATILVSTHDLHALPGLADEAVLLMRTVLAQGSPDVVLRPENLARAFGLDVMNRV, from the coding sequence GTGAACGCGCCAGCGATCGAGGTGCGCGGCGTCACCGTCCGCTACGGCGAGGTGCCCGCCCTGGACAATGTGGATCTCACCGTCGATCCGGGGCGGGTGTGCGGTCTCATCGGGATGAACGGTTCCGGCAAGTCGACGTTGTTCAAGACGATCATGGGCCTGGTCCGGCCGGATCGGGGAGTGGTGCGGATCAACGGCGGCGCGCCGGTCGCGGCGCGCCGGGCGGGCGTCCTCGGCTATGTCCCGCAGAGCGAGGACGTCGATTGGACCTTCCCGCTGTCGGTGCGCGATGTGGTGATGACCGGACGATACGGCCGGCTCGGTGTCACCCGTCGTCCGCGCAAGGCCGATCGGGAAGCCGTCGCGCACGCGCTGGAACGCGTCGAGTTGAGCGACCTCGCCGACCGGCAGATCGGCCGATTGTCCGGCGGGCAGCGCAAACGCGCTTTCGTCGCGCGCGGTCTCGCGCAGGGTGCGACGGTTCTGCTGCTCGACGAGCCGTTCGCGGGTGTCGACAAGCGGTCGGAGGCCACGATCACCGCGTTGCTGCGCGATCTCGCCGGCGACGGCGCCACGATCCTGGTGTCGACGCACGATCTGCACGCCCTGCCCGGCCTCGCCGACGAGGCGGTGCTGCTGATGCGCACGGTGCTCGCCCAGGGCAGCCCCGACGTGGTGCTCCGGCCCGAGAATCTGGCCAGGGCGTTCGGCCTGGATGTGATGAACCGGGTGTGA
- a CDS encoding metal ABC transporter permease produces the protein MSFTEIFLDPLRYEFMVRALATTVTAALVCAVLSCWLVLIGWSLMGDAVSHAVLPGVVLAYIVGLPFAVGAIVFGFLAVALIGVVRDTSRIKEDAAIGIVFTTLFAFGLVLVSVTPSQTDLNHIVFGNLLGVGRAELIQVVILAAITLAALVLKRRDFTLYAFDPTHAHAIGLSPRLLGTALLGLLALTAVVALQAVGVVLVVAMLIIPGATAYLLTDRFGRMLVIAPAVSVTCAVAGLYLSYHLDTAPGGMVVVVQGLVFTFVYLFAPRHGVLGRRIFAARGRTRTAVGG, from the coding sequence ATGAGCTTCACCGAGATCTTCCTGGACCCCTTGCGCTACGAGTTCATGGTGCGCGCGCTGGCCACCACCGTGACCGCGGCGCTGGTGTGCGCGGTGCTGTCCTGCTGGCTGGTGCTCATCGGGTGGTCGCTGATGGGGGACGCGGTCTCGCACGCGGTGCTGCCCGGGGTGGTGCTGGCCTACATCGTCGGGCTGCCGTTCGCGGTGGGCGCGATCGTGTTCGGGTTCCTGGCGGTGGCGCTGATCGGCGTGGTGCGCGACACCAGCCGGATCAAGGAGGACGCGGCCATCGGCATCGTCTTCACGACGCTGTTCGCGTTCGGCTTGGTGCTGGTCTCGGTGACGCCCAGCCAGACCGACCTCAACCACATCGTGTTCGGCAACCTGCTCGGCGTCGGCCGCGCCGAGCTGATCCAGGTCGTGATCCTGGCCGCGATCACCCTCGCCGCGCTGGTGCTCAAGCGCCGTGACTTCACCCTCTACGCCTTCGACCCCACGCATGCCCACGCCATCGGGCTCAGTCCCCGGTTGCTCGGCACGGCGCTGCTCGGCCTGCTGGCCCTGACCGCCGTGGTCGCCTTGCAAGCGGTCGGTGTCGTCCTCGTGGTGGCCATGCTCATCATCCCGGGCGCCACGGCTTATCTGCTCACCGACCGCTTCGGCCGGATGCTGGTCATCGCGCCCGCCGTCTCGGTGACCTGTGCGGTGGCGGGCCTGTACCTGAGCTACCACCTGGATACGGCCCCCGGCGGCATGGTCGTGGTCGTCCAAGGGCTGGTCTTCACGTTCGTGTACCTGTTCGCACCCAGGCACGGCGTGCTGGGGCGGCGGATCTTCGCGGCGCGCGGCCGCACGAGGACGGCTGTTGGAGGGTGA
- a CDS encoding class I SAM-dependent methyltransferase — translation MRTEGDVWDIVSSVGLTALGVATFRALEAAAPDPLIRDEYAPLFVAASGHPHFTELLADPSRLDGIPLVPGFMGFRTKFFDDFFSSAAAAGVRQAVIVAAGLDARAHRLDWPAGTTVFEIDQPKVLEFKEKVLTEHGARPKADRRTVAVDLREDWPAALRAAGFAPGAPTAWSAEGLLPYLPGAAQDRLFQHIDELSASGSRLAVESFVAGVDVTRFASIESKYFDRYNPFGDVDPAELFYDDERADPAQWLADHGWSVRRFSPSELAASYGRSVEDLPDDLDDLWRQPRLLIAER, via the coding sequence ATGCGAACCGAGGGAGACGTGTGGGACATCGTCAGCAGCGTCGGGCTCACCGCGTTGGGGGTGGCGACGTTCCGGGCGCTGGAGGCGGCTGCACCCGATCCACTGATCCGGGACGAGTACGCGCCGCTGTTCGTCGCGGCTTCGGGCCATCCGCATTTCACCGAGCTGCTGGCGGACCCCTCCCGGCTCGACGGTATTCCGCTGGTCCCCGGATTCATGGGCTTCCGCACGAAGTTCTTCGACGATTTCTTCTCCTCGGCCGCGGCGGCGGGCGTCCGGCAAGCCGTGATCGTCGCCGCGGGATTGGACGCGCGGGCGCATCGTCTCGACTGGCCCGCCGGAACCACCGTGTTCGAGATCGATCAGCCCAAAGTCCTCGAGTTCAAGGAGAAGGTGCTCACCGAGCACGGTGCGCGGCCGAAGGCCGACCGGCGAACGGTGGCCGTCGACCTGCGCGAGGACTGGCCCGCCGCTCTGCGTGCCGCGGGATTCGCGCCCGGCGCACCCACCGCATGGTCGGCGGAGGGGCTGTTGCCCTACCTTCCCGGTGCGGCGCAGGACCGGTTGTTCCAGCACATCGATGAGCTGTCCGCCTCCGGCAGCCGGCTCGCCGTGGAGAGCTTCGTGGCGGGCGTCGACGTCACACGCTTCGCGAGCATCGAGTCGAAGTACTTCGATCGCTACAACCCGTTCGGCGACGTCGATCCGGCCGAGCTGTTCTACGACGACGAGCGGGCCGATCCAGCGCAGTGGCTGGCCGATCACGGCTGGTCGGTGCGGCGCTTCAGCCCGAGCGAGCTGGCCGCGTCCTACGGGCGTTCGGTGGAGGACCTCCCCGACGACCTCGACGACCTGTGGCGGCAGCCCAGGCTGCTGATCGCGGAGCGCTAG
- a CDS encoding alcohol dehydrogenase catalytic domain-containing protein produces MTKAVRYDEFGGIEVLRVDDVDRPVPDDGQILVRVKAAGINRGEAAIRTGAMADIFPSTFPSGQGSDLAGVVAEVGAGVDRFSVGDEVIGFSEMRAAQAELILVDVDNLIPKPKNVSWEVAGGLYVAGATVIGLASRHNHEWLRSNGVIPVAYSDRAIDRIKAAAPGGIDAFIDTHGGGYAELALALGVTVERIDTIADFAAAAKYGVKTEPGTDARPGAIPRRSCRLGRAALPGGPYLRRTRRASWWWNSEVIISEALLRIG; encoded by the coding sequence ATGACAAAGGCAGTCAGATACGACGAGTTCGGCGGAATCGAGGTCTTGCGGGTCGACGACGTCGACCGCCCCGTGCCTGATGACGGGCAGATCTTGGTTCGGGTGAAGGCGGCAGGCATCAACCGTGGTGAGGCGGCCATCCGCACCGGCGCGATGGCCGACATCTTTCCTTCGACATTTCCGTCCGGGCAAGGCAGCGATCTCGCCGGGGTCGTCGCCGAGGTCGGCGCCGGAGTCGACCGATTCTCGGTCGGCGACGAGGTGATCGGATTCTCCGAGATGCGGGCAGCCCAGGCCGAGTTGATCCTGGTCGACGTCGACAACCTCATACCCAAACCGAAGAACGTCTCATGGGAGGTGGCGGGTGGCCTCTATGTCGCCGGAGCCACCGTCATCGGCTTGGCGAGCCGGCACAACCACGAGTGGCTGCGAAGTAACGGCGTGATCCCGGTCGCCTACAGTGACCGCGCCATCGACCGGATCAAGGCCGCCGCACCGGGCGGCATCGATGCCTTCATCGACACCCACGGCGGCGGGTACGCCGAACTGGCCCTTGCCCTCGGCGTCACGGTCGAGCGGATCGACACCATCGCCGATTTCGCGGCGGCCGCGAAGTACGGAGTCAAGACCGAACCCGGAACCGACGCCAGGCCGGGCGCCATACCGCGGCGAAGCTGTCGGCTTGGCCGCGCCGCACTGCCGGGAGGCCCATATCTGCGGCGGACTCGACGCGCGTCATGGTGGTGGAACAGCGAAGTGATCATCTCGGAAGCACTTCTTCGGATCGGTTAG
- a CDS encoding flavin monoamine oxidase family protein: protein MTDVDFCVIGGGFAGLTAALRLKQMGRSVALLEARDRLGGRTFTEMRADGAWIDRGGAWIGPGQDRIQALMTEFGVPSYKQYTDGEAMMVVDGKQHRYTGTIPWTMSPWAAMNLGAVFLELGHMCKAVPLEAPWAAKKADKWDQVSLAHWLETNVLSKPAHDLLETAIAGCYTSAASEVSLLFVLFQMASGGGPSFVLGVKDAAQDARPIGGMGAIYRPMAAELGDSIHLSQPVRCIHQDDEGVMVRATGMTVRARRAIVAVPLAIAGQISYRPMLPADRSFLHQRMPSGSIIKTSVVYDEPFWRDDGLSGQSVAPGSPATVTIDACGDTGHPGVLCVVIEGPIARQVGRLDDTERRRAVLDALVERFGRKAGAPVDFVEQNWSTERYSGGGMLSHAPTGVLTEFGHALREPCGRIHWAGTESSAVMCGWIDGAVRSGERAASEVMEHETAVVG, encoded by the coding sequence ATGACAGACGTCGACTTTTGCGTAATCGGCGGGGGATTCGCGGGATTGACGGCCGCATTGCGGCTGAAACAGATGGGCCGATCGGTGGCGCTGCTGGAAGCCCGCGACCGGCTCGGCGGACGCACCTTCACCGAAATGCGCGCCGACGGTGCGTGGATCGACCGCGGCGGCGCCTGGATCGGGCCGGGCCAAGACCGCATCCAGGCGCTGATGACCGAGTTCGGAGTGCCGAGCTACAAGCAGTACACCGACGGCGAGGCCATGATGGTGGTCGACGGCAAGCAGCACCGCTACACGGGCACGATTCCCTGGACCATGAGCCCGTGGGCGGCGATGAACCTCGGCGCGGTGTTCCTCGAACTGGGACATATGTGCAAGGCGGTTCCGCTGGAAGCACCGTGGGCGGCGAAGAAGGCCGACAAGTGGGATCAGGTCAGTCTGGCGCACTGGTTGGAAACCAATGTCCTGTCCAAACCCGCGCACGACCTGCTCGAGACCGCCATAGCCGGCTGCTACACCTCGGCGGCTTCGGAGGTGTCGTTGCTTTTCGTGCTGTTCCAGATGGCCTCGGGTGGCGGGCCCAGCTTCGTTCTGGGCGTCAAAGACGCGGCGCAGGACGCCCGGCCGATCGGGGGCATGGGCGCGATCTACCGGCCGATGGCGGCCGAACTAGGCGACTCGATCCACCTCTCCCAGCCCGTCCGCTGCATCCACCAGGACGACGAGGGGGTGATGGTCCGCGCGACCGGCATGACGGTGCGCGCGCGCCGGGCGATCGTGGCCGTTCCCCTCGCGATCGCGGGCCAGATCTCCTACCGGCCGATGTTGCCCGCCGATCGCTCTTTCCTGCACCAACGTATGCCGAGCGGCTCGATCATCAAGACCTCCGTCGTCTATGACGAGCCGTTCTGGCGCGACGACGGCCTATCGGGACAGTCCGTCGCTCCGGGTTCGCCTGCGACCGTCACCATCGATGCGTGCGGGGACACCGGGCACCCGGGCGTCCTGTGCGTCGTCATCGAGGGACCCATCGCGCGCCAGGTCGGCCGGCTCGACGACACCGAGCGCAGGCGCGCCGTGCTCGACGCACTCGTCGAGCGATTCGGCCGCAAGGCCGGCGCACCCGTCGACTTCGTCGAGCAGAACTGGAGCACCGAGCGTTACTCCGGCGGCGGGATGCTCAGTCACGCGCCGACCGGTGTGCTCACCGAGTTCGGCCATGCGTTGCGCGAGCCGTGCGGCCGCATCCACTGGGCGGGCACGGAGAGCTCCGCGGTCATGTGCGGCTGGATCGACGGGGCCGTCCGCTCCGGCGAACGCGCGGCCAGCGAAGTGATGGAACACGAGACGGCCGTGGTCGGCTGA
- a CDS encoding effector-associated constant component EACC1 translates to MTSPLAHLRVVVGDYDDLQSLRSWLRDEDALRGRVDLVRAAAAADRMGSLSDALIIALGAGGTLTVLARAIPDWLLRHKNVTIEITGPEGKSVTISATGVRDPRALIREVLARDENESARQGSPDADQ, encoded by the coding sequence ATGACCTCTCCCCTCGCCCATTTGCGGGTCGTCGTCGGCGATTACGACGACCTGCAGTCCCTGCGTTCCTGGCTGCGGGACGAGGACGCCCTGCGCGGTCGGGTGGATCTCGTCCGCGCCGCCGCCGCTGCCGACCGCATGGGCAGCCTGTCCGATGCCTTGATCATCGCGCTCGGCGCGGGCGGCACCCTCACGGTGCTGGCCCGCGCCATTCCCGACTGGCTGCTCCGCCATAAGAATGTCACCATCGAGATCACCGGTCCGGAGGGGAAATCCGTCACGATCTCCGCGACGGGCGTCCGCGACCCGCGTGCGCTGATCCGGGAAGTACTCGCCCGCGACGAAAACGAGTCCGCACGGCAAGGATCGCCGGACGCGGATCAGTGA
- a CDS encoding cytochrome P450, producing MTTSPSSAHSRAPHGSPIDTDGPRIPLYSIEFASDPHSAYRDMRARYGSLAPVELAPGVPATLVLGYHTAVRIMNDPDHFPADPRTWQEDIPADCPVLPMMQWRPNALRNAGAEHARYRQANVAGLAKVDLYRLHDTIAQLATPLINSFCADGSADVVRQYAFPLSFAVLNAMLGCPAEIAQRAATGMAAIFEGVEAERGNKMLIDSLGELTVLKRAEPGDDITTRMLRHPSGLSDTEMVHQLGTLYGAGIEPQQNLIVNTLLLILTDERFGGSVLGGSLSTRDALDEVLFNDPPMANFCFSFPKQPILIDDIWLPAHQPVVISIAACNTDPAIRAERYAGNRAHLAFGGGPHACPANSLAYLIAQDAIDQLLDALPELRLAVPVDELTWRPGPFHRALTALPVVFPESPPLPLP from the coding sequence ATGACGACGTCCCCGTCCTCCGCACACAGTCGCGCACCGCACGGTTCGCCGATCGACACCGACGGCCCGCGGATTCCCTTGTACTCCATCGAATTCGCGTCGGACCCGCACAGTGCCTATCGCGACATGCGGGCGAGATACGGATCGCTGGCGCCCGTGGAACTGGCGCCGGGCGTCCCGGCCACCTTGGTGCTCGGGTATCACACGGCCGTGCGGATCATGAACGATCCGGACCACTTTCCCGCCGATCCGCGTACCTGGCAGGAGGACATTCCCGCCGACTGCCCGGTGCTGCCGATGATGCAGTGGCGGCCCAACGCGTTGCGTAATGCCGGAGCCGAGCATGCCCGCTATCGGCAGGCCAATGTCGCGGGTCTGGCGAAGGTCGACCTCTACCGTCTGCACGACACCATCGCGCAGCTGGCGACGCCGCTGATCAACTCGTTCTGCGCGGACGGTTCCGCGGATGTGGTGCGCCAGTACGCCTTTCCCCTCTCGTTCGCGGTGCTGAACGCCATGCTGGGTTGCCCGGCCGAGATCGCGCAGCGCGCCGCGACCGGCATGGCCGCGATCTTCGAGGGCGTCGAGGCGGAGCGCGGCAACAAGATGCTCATCGATTCGCTGGGCGAGCTGACGGTGCTGAAGCGGGCCGAACCCGGTGACGACATCACCACGCGCATGCTCCGGCACCCGTCCGGGCTGAGCGACACCGAGATGGTGCACCAGCTGGGCACGCTCTACGGCGCGGGGATCGAGCCGCAGCAGAATCTGATCGTCAACACGCTGCTGCTGATCCTCACCGACGAGCGGTTCGGCGGCAGTGTGCTCGGCGGCAGTCTGTCGACCCGGGACGCGCTGGACGAAGTGCTGTTCAACGATCCGCCGATGGCGAACTTCTGCTTCAGCTTCCCGAAGCAGCCGATCCTGATCGACGACATCTGGTTGCCCGCCCACCAACCGGTCGTGATCAGCATCGCCGCCTGCAACACCGACCCCGCGATCCGCGCCGAACGCTACGCGGGCAACCGCGCCCATCTCGCGTTCGGCGGCGGCCCGCACGCATGTCCGGCGAATTCGCTGGCCTATCTGATCGCGCAGGACGCCATCGATCAATTGCTCGACGCGCTGCCGGAACTGCGCCTCGCGGTTCCGGTGGACGAGCTGACCTGGCGTCCGGGTCCGTTCCATCGAGCGCTGACCGCCCTGCCGGTCGTCTTCCCGGAGTCGCCGCCGTTGCCGCTGCCGTAG
- a CDS encoding DUF1206 domain-containing protein: protein MTQTNHPQASSTAERIAQNGVFAGLARAGYVMSGLVHLLIGYIAIRLAFGGEGSADQSGAMAELADKPGGAITLWVATVAFLLMALWRLVETMLGHASKPASDSKKSEAFDRVKAFSLFVVYLGLAITAFRFAQGSGQSSSSQSVGLTARLMQHTAGTVALVVGGLVIIGVGGYHVYKGASQSFLDDLRGSQGAFVRRLGTVGYIAKGLAVAAVGLLVILAATQSDPNKSAGLDGAIKTLGAQPFGMALLLVAGLGIITYGLYSFVMARSAKM, encoded by the coding sequence ATGACCCAGACGAATCATCCGCAGGCCTCGTCTACCGCCGAGCGGATCGCGCAGAACGGCGTGTTCGCGGGGCTCGCTCGCGCGGGCTATGTCATGTCCGGGCTCGTCCACCTGCTCATCGGCTATATCGCCATCCGGCTCGCGTTCGGCGGCGAGGGCAGCGCGGATCAGTCCGGGGCCATGGCCGAACTCGCCGACAAGCCCGGCGGCGCCATCACCCTCTGGGTGGCTACGGTCGCGTTTCTGCTGATGGCGCTGTGGCGACTGGTGGAGACGATGTTGGGCCACGCGTCCAAACCCGCTTCCGACAGCAAGAAATCCGAAGCGTTCGACCGGGTCAAAGCGTTCTCACTGTTCGTGGTCTACCTGGGATTGGCGATCACCGCGTTCCGTTTCGCCCAGGGTAGTGGCCAGTCCAGCAGCAGCCAGAGTGTCGGACTCACCGCACGCTTGATGCAGCACACGGCGGGAACGGTCGCTCTGGTGGTGGGCGGGCTGGTCATCATCGGGGTCGGCGGCTACCACGTGTACAAGGGCGCGAGCCAGAGCTTCCTCGACGATCTCCGCGGCAGCCAGGGCGCCTTCGTGCGGCGGCTCGGCACCGTGGGATACATCGCGAAGGGGCTGGCCGTCGCCGCGGTCGGGCTGCTGGTGATCCTCGCCGCGACGCAATCCGATCCGAACAAGTCCGCCGGACTGGACGGAGCCATCAAGACGCTCGGCGCGCAACCCTTCGGAATGGCTCTGCTCCTCGTCGCCGGGCTGGGCATCATCACCTACGGGCTCTACAGCTTCGTCATGGCCCGCAGCGCCAAGATGTAG
- a CDS encoding MFS transporter, translating to MSVRTAPSTRKWLALAVIAAAQFMVIMDTSIIGIALPKMQAELGFSQENLTWVFNAYVVAFGGLLLLGGRLSDLLGARRVFGGGWLVLLAGSVIAGAAGTVGVELAGRAVQGAGAALIAPSALTLLMMLFGSSPQELTKALAVYGAAAPAGGTAGVFLGGVITEYVSWPWVFYINIPIAILALIAVPALMPSAPARSGSVDLLGAVSVTAGLAVAVYGIVRAPEVGWNSGQTWVVLGAAAALLAGFVWVQSRRTEPLMRLGIFAAPNLAAANIAQLLLGAAWVPMWFFLNLYLQQVLGYSAFPSGAALLPMTTLIMLGMIVLAPRAMQRFGAKPMIVTGLVVLGLGLGIMALVRPTGNFWADVLPASLVAAAGMSLAFIPSLGTAISAARPEEGGLASGIVNVSYQVGSALGLAAMTAVATAYGTDDLGDLPRLTDGFSAAFLGAAVIALAGAGIAAGTMRSPAPALVPEPSER from the coding sequence ATGTCTGTCCGAACTGCGCCATCCACGCGAAAGTGGCTGGCCCTCGCGGTGATTGCCGCTGCTCAGTTCATGGTCATCATGGACACCTCGATCATCGGCATCGCGCTGCCGAAGATGCAGGCCGAACTCGGGTTCTCCCAGGAGAACTTGACCTGGGTCTTCAATGCCTACGTCGTTGCCTTCGGCGGATTGCTGCTGCTCGGAGGACGACTATCGGACCTGCTGGGTGCCCGCCGGGTGTTCGGAGGGGGCTGGCTGGTCTTGCTCGCCGGTTCGGTGATCGCCGGCGCGGCGGGCACTGTGGGCGTCGAGCTCGCCGGCCGCGCCGTGCAGGGCGCCGGCGCGGCACTGATCGCGCCCTCGGCGCTGACATTGCTGATGATGCTGTTCGGGTCCTCGCCGCAGGAGCTGACGAAAGCTCTCGCTGTCTACGGCGCGGCGGCCCCGGCCGGCGGTACCGCGGGCGTCTTCCTCGGCGGTGTCATCACCGAGTACGTCAGCTGGCCTTGGGTCTTCTACATCAATATCCCGATCGCGATTCTCGCTTTGATCGCCGTCCCCGCCCTGATGCCGAGTGCGCCTGCGCGTTCGGGGTCGGTCGATCTGCTCGGAGCGGTCTCGGTGACCGCCGGATTGGCTGTGGCCGTCTACGGAATAGTGCGGGCGCCTGAGGTCGGCTGGAATTCCGGACAGACCTGGGTGGTCCTCGGCGCGGCGGCCGCGTTGCTCGCCGGTTTCGTCTGGGTTCAGTCCCGGCGTACCGAGCCTCTGATGCGTCTGGGCATCTTCGCGGCGCCGAACCTCGCCGCCGCCAACATCGCTCAGCTGCTACTGGGCGCGGCGTGGGTACCGATGTGGTTCTTCCTGAATCTGTACCTGCAGCAAGTGCTGGGCTACAGCGCGTTTCCCTCCGGTGCGGCGCTGCTGCCGATGACAACCTTGATCATGCTCGGAATGATCGTCCTGGCTCCACGGGCGATGCAGCGCTTCGGCGCCAAGCCGATGATCGTGACGGGCTTGGTGGTGCTCGGCCTGGGTCTGGGCATCATGGCGCTCGTGCGTCCGACCGGCAACTTCTGGGCTGATGTGCTGCCCGCCTCGCTGGTCGCCGCCGCAGGCATGTCCTTGGCGTTCATTCCGTCGCTGGGCACCGCCATCTCCGCGGCGCGACCGGAGGAGGGTGGTCTGGCCTCCGGCATCGTCAATGTGAGCTACCAGGTCGGTTCCGCTCTCGGTCTGGCCGCGATGACGGCGGTTGCGACCGCCTACGGCACGGACGACCTCGGTGATCTGCCGAGGCTGACCGACGGCTTCTCCGCGGCTTTCCTGGGCGCGGCGGTCATCGCCCTCGCGGGCGCGGGTATCGCAGCGGGCACCATGCGAAGCCCAGCGCCGGCACTGGTACCCGAACCGTCTGAGAGATGA